From Quercus robur chromosome 8, dhQueRobu3.1, whole genome shotgun sequence:
CTTGTCTGTACTTAAACAAGCTCTGCCATGAGACTTCCtttgtttcataattttatgataatttccttttaaccaaaaaaaaaaaaaatgataataggAGAAAATATATAGTACTCTCCTTACCAACTAAAAACCTAGAAATttctagccaaaaaaaaaaaaaaccccccaCAGGTGACGTGGATGGTGCCAAAAGTCTAATAAAAcaatttcttctttgtttggactTCCGCATATGCCCTTTTCAGATCCCACACAAATATTTCTTTTGTAAAGTAACATTAAAAGGGAAAACACATTATTATGCTTATCATGTGAGTTTTCCTTTCAATACTCATCCTCTCTACCAAGAATCAGAATTCCCTGTGTATTAAGTAGTGTAACATGTGTCATCTCCAGACTCCAATCCATCCTACTACTTCTTCCCTTTCCTTATCTCTGTGGTGACCGGTGAATAGCTGACTTTTGCCTGTATATGTTGCATAACGTGCACACAAAGtgcaaagaaaatattttaagctTACCTTCTCAAGCCAACCCAACCTATCCAAGAAACTTCCTGTACAATTGTTCCCACCGTCACTTTTGTCCATTCTTCTTCGACCTTATTCTTCACACCTTTAAAATTAAGATAACTAACATTCTTTCCTCCATATAATACCCTGCAATTCTTTCTGAATCCTCATCAAAAACATCTCCTTATGCTGTCTAAAACCTTTCAACCATGGTTGTCActctaattttctttcttctaaccCATCACTTTGTGAACTCAGAACCAATTAGCAGAGATGATTTTCCAGCTGGGTTCGTTTTTGGAACTGCTTCTTCTGCTTTCCAggtactttttattttcctttgttaGTAATTTAGTTTCACAGCATATATACagttgttttatatattttcaaattctgAAGAGCAGCTTAACAATCAGATGATTTCCTGTGGTAGTTTGAAGGGGCTGTGAATGAAGGAAATAAGGGAGCTAGCATATGGGATACTTTTTCAAGGGAACCAGGTAAGTCTTGAAATTTGGAAGGCAAATTTGTATGTACTTGAAAAGTAAGTGTACATAAGAGATAATTATGATCTTGACTCTTGCACTGTCACAATTTTGTATTACAACAGGAAGAATTTTAGATTTCAGCAATGCAGACATGGCTGTTGATCAGTATCACCGTTTTAAGGTAAATTGCAAAGATACATTTGTGGACTTCAAATGCATAATTATCGTAAAAGCACAAGTAGATGAGTCcaaatttttcttcctttcccgCACTTAATTTTATCCTTgtataggaaagaaatttttttttttttgggagagaatttCAACTTTAATCATACATGAGTTACAACAAACTACTTCATATTTGAAGAGTAGAGAAGCCATTTACTAAGAAAAGAAGATTACTCCAGTACACAGGAGGCATAATAGAGcaattccaaaaagaaaaattacaatatgAAGTTTAAAAGATCAACAACTTCAGCAAAAGAGAAGAATGAATAATAGCTAATACTTTTCATCAATCATACAAACTTGTCAAGAATAAAGATTTGAGTGAAATCACTGAATGATCAAACCCTTCAAAGGTTTGGTTATTCCTTTCTTCCCAAATAATCCACATAACAAAAGCCGAATAGCTTTCCAGATTTTACCATTTGTAGCCCAACTATGCTTCCTTAGCCAGCAAGAGCACAAAAGAACAATGGTCTTTGGCATCATTCATTTAACCCCCCAAAAAAGACAAGAATAATGACCAGAGCTATCTTATTCTTGCCACCAAACGTTGAAGTTGGAGATGATCTACTGTTTCTCCACTTTCCTTGCGCGTACAACATCATTctattataattaaaaacaaacttGTTCATTTTACACGAGAGCAATTTTTTAGATGTCTATAAGTTGAGAAAGAAAATTGGATAAGAATTCCTAATACAAAATTCTAACAATCTAGAGGCTTTTAGAAAATAAGATAATTGAGATGATGGGGCATGATGCTGACAATGATGTATCACCAACTTTAATAATGTAAGAATAAGACTCCAAAGAAGACAATTGGCCTAAATGTACTTCTCTTATTAAAACAATTGCCAAAATGCATAAAATACTTTCGGTCAATATAGGACTAGCGAAACTCCCTTGCTAACCAAAACTGACACTCAAAATTTATAGTGACAGTACATGGCCATAATTGGGGAAGGAATCGTTTAGACAAGAATAACTAATTTAATCAATTCATAACAATCATATGAGATTAAGTAAGAATATTGAGAAGgtgctgatgatgatgaagatgatgtaTTAGCAAGTTTTGAAAATTATGAAGTATCATAGCAGACAATTGGCATGAGTTTTAAAATATTCTATGTCAATATAAGACTCTAGTTTGTCTGCTTCTGACCGAAGTtagataaaaaaatcatatcttacaGAGTGATGTAGACTTGATGAAGGATTTGGGCATGGATGCTTATAGATTCTCAATATCATGGTCAAGAATCTTTCCAAGTAAGATATGATTCTGCCAAAAAAAGTTACTTTTATCTATATTTCATTACCATCTGTTAACCACtaattacttttaaaataacCTTTAACAGATGGAACAGGAGAACCTAATGCAGAAGGAATAAACTACTACAACTGCCTCATAAATGCTTTACTGGAAAAAGGTTCATTAAAGAAACAtcagttacaattttttttgccttCTTTTTTTGGGCACAATGTTCTCTAAGGTTAGGATGTTCATTCAATCAGGAATCCAGCCTTATGTAACTCTATATCACTGGGATCTTCCACAGACACTTGAAGATAAATATGAAGGATGGTTGAACAAACAGATAGTGTAAGTAAtacaaaatcatataaaaaattattaaaataccaACCAATCTTCTCAATAGCCTATATTAACTTACAGAAAAGACTTTGAATATTACGCCTTCACCTGCTTCAAAGTTTTTGGAGATAGAGTAAAGCGCTGGATCACCTTCAATGAACCTCGTGGTTTCTCAATCCAAGGTTACGACTTAGGTATTCAAGCTCCTGGGAGATGTTCAATTCTTGGTCGTCTGTTCTGTAAGAAGGGAAAATCATCCACTGAACCATACATTGTCGCTCACAACATCCTGTTGTCTCATGCTGCTGCTTATCATAGTTACCAGCTGCATTTTAAGGTGCTCTAATTTGCATACATGATCCTTCTAACAGACTCTTGTCTTCCAAGTGTGAAAAGAAATCGgaggaaaaatatatttatttgtatttttatctttattttttgttgaaatggATCATCCAGGAAGGACAAGGAGGCCAAATAGGAATAGCATTAGATGCCAAATGGTATGAACCCATATCCGATACTGATGAGGATAGAGATGCGGCATACAGATCAATAGATTTTGGGCTTGGATGGTAATTTCTTATGTAAAAATTCAACTTCACAACATTTGAGAAGATATCAActttcataaataattaaatgcaaCAAATCAAAGTGAATCAGGTTCCTTGATCCACTTCTGCTTGGTGAGTACCCTCTTTCAATGAAGAAGTTTGTTGGTAAGAGATTACCAGAGATTTCACCTGCAACCTCAAAATTCCTGCTGGGATCCTTTGACTTTCTTGGCATAAATCACTATACCACATTGTATGCCCGGAACGACAGGGCTCAGATTAGAAAATTGATATTGAAGGATGCTATAGCTGATGCTGCTGTCATTACAACCCGTAAGATGTCAAGTCACAATCTCCTACATCTAACATTTGTGTCTCTGTGTGTGTATATCACAATTTTGACTAACAATCTACACATGTCCTCTATTGTAGCATACCGAGGTGGAGTTGCCATTGGAGAAAGAGTATGTACCTATGAGTCTTTAAGCCTAGGATTCTAATATAGGTTTTAAACAGAGTTAGCTTATGATATTTACCTCCTCCAGGCAGCTTCCCGTTGGATACGCATAGTTCCATGGGGCATCCGAAAGTTGGCAAATTATGTGAAAGATAAGTATGGGAACCCTCCAGTTATTATAACAGAAAATGGTGAGTGGTTTCATATCAAAAGGCTAAACTTGCACTTTGATGTAAGAtcacataatttaaattcattaCAACAGGTATGGATGATCCAAATAAACCTTCTATAGCTTTAGACAAGGCTTTACAGGATGATAAGAGGATAAGATTCCACCAAGACTATCTCTCAAACCTATCTGCTGCTATAAGGTAATAATATCAACTCCCTAGATTGATTGCTCAAAGTATCTTCATTGGGTCCCTGCAGTTTTATAATTGTGTCCATTAGTTTGATTACTTTTGATACTATACACTCCACCTAACAGAAAATTAACCAATGCAGGCAAGATGACTGCAATATACATGGATACTTTGTCTGGTCCTTGCTTGACAACTGGGAATGGAACTTGGGATTTTCAGTACGCTTTGGACTCTATTATGTGGATTACAAGAATAACCTTACAAGAATTCCGAAAGATTCTGTAAAATGGTTTAGAAGTATCCTCAGAGTAAATGGTGATCTAAACAATCagatttaagtttttgttctcaCATACCATATGACACACAAGTTGTACCATGCATTAAAAGGtacaaaaggaaaattcaatgAAAGGAAAAGAGCAAAATTCGTTGAAGACACATATTAGTGAAGCATTTCTTTTTATCTATCCTGGTACCAATTCAATTTATTGCAAAAGAACCCACTAATATCATTCTGATGCATGAACAACATCAccatataaattattgaaaaggaTTATTAATAACATCATTGACATCTTCCATACAAACAAACAGAATTTTCAGCACGTTACCCAACTTgtcagcccaaaaaaaaaatctaaaatggtGGCTTCCCACCTGAAAGGAACAGTTGAAAATTAAACTGAACATAGTAACTTAACTAGCAAAATTCCATATCGACAATGACAccgaaaaggaaaaaagatatACGAGGAtgaacttttttcctttttttgaatCATCAAGTATGAACTTTTAAGATTAAAAAGATCATAATTCACATGTTCACATTGTAATGAGTACTTATAACAAAACTACTACTCCCTCATCCCATATTATTGGAactttattccattttgagatgtaAAACATAGTCATATTTAAAATGTCAATTTACagtttacacaatatttttatcacTTTCTTAACTTACCCTTCACCTTATTTGAAAGGTAGATAAATTTTCTCGCTTTGAGTTTTAATGAAAGATAATGCATTAATCGATTTTctctaaagaacaa
This genomic window contains:
- the LOC126694777 gene encoding putative beta-glucosidase 41 gives rise to the protein MVVTLIFFLLTHHFVNSEPISRDDFPAGFVFGTASSAFQFEGAVNEGNKGASIWDTFSREPGRILDFSNADMAVDQYHRFKSDVDLMKDLGMDAYRFSISWSRIFPNGTGEPNAEGINYYNCLINALLEKGIQPYVTLYHWDLPQTLEDKYEGWLNKQIVKDFEYYAFTCFKVFGDRVKRWITFNEPRGFSIQGYDLGIQAPGRCSILGRLFCKKGKSSTEPYIVAHNILLSHAAAYHSYQLHFKEGQGGQIGIALDAKWYEPISDTDEDRDAAYRSIDFGLGWFLDPLLLGEYPLSMKKFVGKRLPEISPATSKFLLGSFDFLGINHYTTLYARNDRAQIRKLILKDAIADAAVITTPYRGGVAIGERAASRWIRIVPWGIRKLANYVKDKYGNPPVIITENGMDDPNKPSIALDKALQDDKRIRFHQDYLSNLSAAIRQDDCNIHGYFVWSLLDNWEWNLGFSVRFGLYYVDYKNNLTRIPKDSVKWFRSILRVNGDLNNQI